The following proteins are co-located in the Paludibaculum fermentans genome:
- a CDS encoding phage fiber-tail adaptor protein: MTFAKDPSAILDYSVDWSRWLAGDEIATSEWIVPVGLAKANNTNTTTKATVWLSGGAAGQNYAVTNRITTTGGRTEDRTMTIRVEER; this comes from the coding sequence ATGACATTCGCGAAAGACCCAAGTGCCATCCTCGACTACTCGGTGGACTGGTCCCGGTGGCTCGCCGGCGACGAGATCGCGACCAGTGAGTGGATCGTACCGGTTGGATTGGCGAAGGCGAACAATACCAACACGACGACCAAGGCAACGGTATGGCTCTCAGGCGGGGCGGCGGGCCAGAACTACGCGGTAACGAACCGGATCACAACGACCGGTGGCCGCACCGAGGACCGCACGATGACGATTCGAGTGGAGGAACGCTAA